In Candidatus Palauibacter scopulicola, the genomic stretch CCTGGCTCGCAGGCGCAATGTCCAGTTCGGAGCCTCGAAGCGCAGCCACCGGTCGTCGCCGGACCGTCGGTCCGCCGCCACGCATCCGTACCGTTCGAAGGCCACGTCAACCGACTGGCGGAGGAGATCCCGCACGCAGGGAGCCGACCCGCGGCGGATCATGTCTCCTTCGTTTGTGCTCGCGGACATGCGGCAAGAAGAGGAACGGGGGGAAGCCCCGCAAGCGCAGGGATCCGCGTCTCACGAGGTCGACGGGACGTTATTGGATCGCGTTGATGAGTTCGAAGATGGGGAGGTACATGGCGATGATCATCCCGCCGACGAGACCTCCAAGGATCACGATCAGAGCGGGCTCCAGTATCCTCAGTAGACTCTCGGCGCCGGCATCGACTTCGTCGTCGTAGAAATCGGCGATCCGGGACAGCATCCCATCGAGATCGCCGGTCTCTTCTCCGACGTGGATCATTCGGGCCACCATGGGTGGGAAGGCCCGGGTCTCGCGCAGGGGCCGCGCGATGGAGTCACCACGGCGGATCGCGACCCGACTTGCCTGTATCGCGTCTTCGATCACGCGGTTCCCCGCCGTCCGCGCCGTGATCTCGAGCCCCTCGAGAATCGGCACGCCCGACGAGAGCAACGTCCCCAGGGTCCGCGTGACGCGGGACACCGCGGCCTTCTGAATCAGCGGGCCCAGTACCGGCAGTTGCAGCAGCATACGGTCGAAGTGAAGCCGGCCCGCGTCCGTGGCGATCCAGCGGCGCAGCATAAGGGCGGCGCCCCCCGCCGCGGCGAGCAGTGCCCACCACCAGTTCTGGACGATCCCCGAAAGACCGATGACCGCGCGTGTCGGGAGGGGGAGCATCGCATCGAAGCTCGCGAAGACGGTCTCAAACGTCGGGATCACGAAGAGAAGGAGCGTCGCGATGACCGAGATGGCCACCGCGAGCACGACGGCCGGATATAACATGGCGCCCTTCACTTTTCGACGGATCTGTTCGCTCTTTTCGAGGAAGGTGGCGAGGCGGTCGAGAATCCCGTCCAGTCTGCTCCCGGATTCGCCCGCATGGACCATGTTCACGTACAGCTGCGTGAAAGCGCGTGGGTGTCTGCCGAGCGCGCCGGCGAGCGTGTTTCCGGCCTCCACATCTCGCAGCGTGTCGCGGGCCACCTGCCGAAGCACCGGGTTCTCCGCCTGGAGCGCGAGGGTCTCCAGTGTCCGGGTGAGCGGCAACCCGGCACTGGTCATCACGGAGAACTGCCGCGTGAAGAGCACGAGATCACGCGTCTTCACCCGTGCCGGCGGAGCGACGATCCGGCGCTTCACGCGCCGGATCAGGTCCGCGGCCGCGGACGTCACAGGCTCCCGACCGTGAGAGAGGTGGACCGACCGCCAGCCCCCACATCATCCACCCCGCGCCATCGCCGGCGGCCGGTCGCACCCGCTCTCCGTGGGTCGATGCCCTTCACCGCGCGGATCCGTCCGGCATGGCCGTACTCGTCATGCGACGGAACTCGGCGGGATCCGAGGTGATCCGAAGGCACTCCTCGAAATCCACCTGGCCCCGGGCATGGAGCCGGTGGAGCGCATCGTTGAGCGTCCGCATCCCGAACCTGCGCGCGGCCTGCATCGCGGAGTGGATCTGATGGACCTTCGCCTCCCGGATCAAAGCCCGGACCGCGGGCGTCGCGACCAGGATCTCGCAGGCGACGACCCGACCGCCGCCCTGCGCGCGGCGAAGCAGTGTCTGGGTGATGACGCCCTCGAAGACGTGGGCGAACTGCGCGCGCACCTGCTCCTGCCGGTGGGAAGGGAAGGCATCGATGATCCGGTGGATGGACTCCGCGGCCGAACGTGTATGCAGCGTGCCGAGGGCGAGGTGTCCGGTTTCCGCGACCGTGAGCGCGGCTTGAATCGTCTCCGGATCCCGCAACTCGCCAATGAGAATCACGTCCGGGTCCTGGCGCAGGGCGTAGCGGAGGGCGCTGGCAAAGTCGGGCGTGTCCTGCCCGATTTCGCGCTGGTTCACGATGCATCGTTTGTGCGGATGTACGAATTCGATCGGATCCTCGATCGTCACGATGTGGCCCGCACGGGCCGCGTTGATGCGGTCCACCATCGCCGCCAGCGTCGTCGATTTCCCCGAGCCGGTGGGCCCCGTTACCAGCACGAGCCCGCGCGGTTTGTCCGCCAGCCGGCCGACGACCGAGGGTACGCCGAGTTCGCGCAGGCTCGGGATTTCGACCGGGACGCGGCGGATGGCGCAGGCCACGCTCCCTTGCTGCCGGAACAGGTTCGCGCGAAAGCGGGAGAGACCCGGGATCGCGAAGCCGAAATCGAAGTCGGGCTCGCACGCGAAGCCCTCACGCTGTTCCTTCGAGAGCATCGAACGACCGAGAGTTTCGGTATCGTCCGGATCCAGCGCGCCCGCCGCGCGACTGTCCGTGAGGTTGCCGTCGATCCGCAGCTTCGGGCGTTCGCCCACCGTAAGGTGCAGGTCGGACGCTCCCCGTTCGACCATCTCGGTCAGCAGTGCCACCAGACGTGCGTCCATCGGGCCCGGCCTACGCCGGCGTCTCCCTGAGGACGTCTTCGAGCGTCGCGATCCCCCTTCTTGCCTTGGCAAACCCGTCCTGACGCAGGGTGATCATCCCCTCCTTGGCGGCGCGGCGCTCGATCTCCTCCGACGATGCCCCCGCCAGGACGAGCCGGCGGATCGCGGGAGACATCGGAAGGACTTCATACAGGCCCTGACGGCCCGAATACCCCGACCCATCGCACGAATCGCAGCCCGCGCCGCGGTAGAAGGCGTCCTGGCCGCGTCCGCCCGCTTGCAACCCGACCGAACGCAGAATCTCGGGGGCGTAGCTCGCCTCGACGCGGCAGTCGGGACAGATCCGGGGGACGAGCCGCTGGGCGGTGATGACCTTGACGGCAACGGCCACGTTGAACGCTTCGATCCCCATGTCCACGAGTCGCGTCGCGGTCGAAGCGGCATCATTGGTGTGAAGCGTGGAGAGCACGAGATGTCCGGTGAGCGCCGCCTTCACGGCGATGCCACCCGTCTCGCGGTCGCGGATCTCGCCCACCATGAGGATGTTGGGGTCCTGCCGCAGGAAGGCGCGAAGCGTCGTGGCGAAGGTGAGACCGATCTTCGGACGGATCTGGACCTGGTTGATGCCTTCGATGCTGTACTCGACCGGATCCTCGGCGGTCATGATGTTCGCCTCGGGCGTGTTGAGTCTCGCGAGTGCGCTGTAGAGCGTCGTGGTCTTGCCGGATCCGGTGGGGCCGGTGACCAGAACCATGCCGGACGTCTGAGCGATTGCCGCGAGCAACTCCCGCTCCGCGCGCGTCTCCATTCCGAAGGATTCGAGGTCGAAGGCCTGCCGCTCCCTGTCGAGGATTCGGAGGACGACCTTCTCGCCGAACAGCGTGGGAAGCGTCGAAACCCGGAAGTCGATGACCCGGTCGGCGACCGGCATCCGGATCCGGCCGTCCTGGGGAATCCGGCGCTCCGCGATGTTCAGGTCCGCCAGGATCTTGAGGCGAGACGTCAGGGCCGCCGCCAGCTGGAAGGGCGGCCGCAGGATCTCACGCAGTCTCCCATCCAGGCGATAGCGGACCCGCAGTTCACTCTCGTACGGCTCGAAGTGAATGTCCGAGGCGCCGCGTCGTACCGCATCGGCGAGGAGGTCGTCGATGAGCCTCACGGCCGGTTCCTCGCTCGCTTCGGCCGAATCGGCGTCGGCCGGCGGTGCCACGGTCACGTCCTCCGCCCGCCCGCCCCCGCGTGTCGTGGCAGCTTCATAACTCCGGTCGATCCGTTGGCGGAGCGTGTGTTCTCCCACTCCAACGGCGTCGATCTCGAACTGGGTGAGGAACTGCAGGTCGTCGATGAGCGCCGCATCGGACGGGTCCGCCATCGCGACGGAGAGCGTCCGGCCGGTGCGCCGCAGCGGGAGCACGAGATGCCGGCTTGCAAACTCCGCCGGGATGAGACGAAGGACCTTCGGATCCGACGCCGGTCGCTTCCGCTTCGGGGCCGGGGTGTCCGCGGCCCGGGAGGGAGTCACCGCGCCCCCGCGCATACCTGTTCCCGGAAGCGGGCGAGCGTGCGTGCGCCGATGCCCCGGACGCGGGTCACGGCCTCGGGCGTCTCGAATCGCCCGTTCTCGCTTCGGTCATCGATGATGCGGGCCGCGAGAGCGGGGCCAATGCCGGTCAGGCTCTCGAGTTGCGCGCGGTCGGCCCGATTGAGATCGATCCGTGCGCCGCCGGGCGGACAACCCATCACCATTGCCGCGGCGGGGGCGGGGGCCGGGCGGCGCGCCCCGGGGCCGGGGCCCGGGCGGGGCGCCCCGGGGTCGAAACGGATATGCGGCGCGAGGCGGCGCGCGGTGACCTCTCCCACTCCACCGACCCGTTCCAGATCGGCGGGTTCGCGGAACGGAGCGCGTTGCCGCTCCTCGATGAGAGCTTCCGCCAAGCTCGGACCGACGCCGGGCAGCCGGCGCAACTCGTCGGCCGGGGCGCGGTTCACATCGATCTGTTCCCCATCGGCGAGCGGGGTCTGCGCCCGCTGCTCGCGGGTCAGCGCGGCGACGACCTCGCCCTCGATGCCCGCCAGATCCGTCGCGGGGTCGATCGTGTCGAGACCTTCAAGCCGGCCCGGGTCAGGCGCGAGGAGGGTGCGCGTCACGAGACTCACGCCCACGAGCACGAGCGCGGCGCCCATGGCCTTGCGTTCCGCGCGATTCAGATCCCACACCCCGCACCTCCCCCTCGATGAAAACCGATGTCCACCCGAGGATCGGGGCGGGGATCAACCCGTCGTCAAACGGTCATCCGCGGGCGTGTCGGAGGGCGTCGGAGGACGTCGGAAGGCGTCGGAAGGCGTCAGAAGATGAAGACGATCTCGGCCCAGCCGTCGACGGGGGTCCCGTGGCGCAGCGCGGGGCGGTATTCCCACGCCCGCACCTGGCGCATGATGTCGCGGTTGAAGTCCTCATCCGGGGTCGGGGGATCGAGTTCAACCAGGCTGGGACGCCCGGTCGCGTCGACGAAGACGCGCACCGTCACCTCCATGCCGCGGACGGCGCTCGGGGGATCCCAGTGCGGCACGACGGACCTCGGCACGGGCGACACGTAGCCGTCGCCCTCGCCCCCGCCCGCCCCCTCGTCCCCGGCCCCGACCCCCGCCCCGAGCCCGGGCGCCGGCGCCGGCGCGCCGACGGGGAGCAGCTCGGAGGCCACGTCGATCTCCGCCTCGCGGACCTCGATCTCGGGCATGTCGACGGCGAGGACGGGCCGCGGCGGAGGGGGGATCTCGATCCTGCGCGGCATGGACACCCTGACCGCCCTCAGGCCGCCCCCGCCGGCGGGGAGATCGGGATCCACCCCGGGCCGGGCCGCCGGCTCGAACTCGGGCGCCGGGCGCACCCACAGGAGGAGCAGGAACGCGTGCAGGAGGGTGGAGGCGAGCATCCCGCCCCACCACACGGCCCGCTCCCGGTCGCGGGAACGCGATGAGGCGACCCTGTATCGCCAGTCCGGCCGTTTCCTTGTCGTCGTGCGCACAGGTCCGATCCGACTCCAGAATGGTCGCGAGGCCGTCGGGACGGCGTCACGCGGCGGTCAGCAGTCCCCCGCTGAAGCATCGTACGGAAGGCCGCCCCCGCGGGTTCCCGGCGCTTGCCGCCCGGTCAGGCCCTCCGGCACATTGTGCGCCACCCGACACGTCTCCATCCAGGAGCCATCTTCCGTCGCCATGAAAGCGATCCGCAAACCCGGGCCGGCCCCCGGCCTCGAGCTGTGCGACGCGCCGGTGCCCGAGATTCGCTCCCGCGACGTGCTGGTCAAGGTGCGGCGGGCAGGGATCTGCGGCACGGACCTGCACATCCACCAGTGGGACCGCTGGTCGCGGCATCGCGTGAATCCGCCCGTCACGCTCGGCCACGAATTCATGGGAGAGGTCGTCGAGACCGGCCGCCTGGTCCGGAACATCGAGGTCGGCGACCGCGTCTCGGCGGAAGGGCACCTGGTCTGCGGACACTGCGAGTACTGCGGCACCGAGCAGGCGCACGTGTGCCGGGACACGCGGATCATCGGCATCGACCGGGACGGCGCGTTCGCGGAGTACGTCTCCATCCCCGCGGCGAACATCATCCACGTCCCCGACTCCATCGGCGACGACCTGGCGGCGGTGTTCGACCCGCTCGGAAACGCTTTCCACACGGTTTTGCACACGGACGTGGCGGGGCGGGTCGTCGCCGTGGTCGGCTGCGGCCCGATCGGCCTGTTCGCGGTCGGGATCGCGCGCGCGGCGGGAGCCTCCAGGGTCATCGCGGTCGAGCCGCACGAGGGGCGGCGGAAACTCGCGGCGCGCATGGGCGCGCACGACTGCCTCGACCCGGCGGACGGCGACGTGGAGGCGCGGATCGTCGACCTCACGCACGGCTACGGGGCGCACGTGGTGTGCGAGATGAGCGGACACCCCGAGGGCGTGCGCTCCGCCTTCCGCATGTGCCGCAACGGCGGCCACGTCCGGCTGCTGGGGTTGCCGAAGGATCCGGTGGAGGTCGACCTCGCCCGCGACGTCATCTTCAAGGGTCTCCACCTGTACGGCGTAGTGGGGCGGCTCATGTACCGGACGTGGATCGAGATGCGGGACTTCCTGGCATCGGGACGTCTCGATGTCGAGCCCGTGATCACCCAC encodes the following:
- the tdh gene encoding L-threonine 3-dehydrogenase; this translates as MKAIRKPGPAPGLELCDAPVPEIRSRDVLVKVRRAGICGTDLHIHQWDRWSRHRVNPPVTLGHEFMGEVVETGRLVRNIEVGDRVSAEGHLVCGHCEYCGTEQAHVCRDTRIIGIDRDGAFAEYVSIPAANIIHVPDSIGDDLAAVFDPLGNAFHTVLHTDVAGRVVAVVGCGPIGLFAVGIARAAGASRVIAVEPHEGRRKLAARMGAHDCLDPADGDVEARIVDLTHGYGAHVVCEMSGHPEGVRSAFRMCRNGGHVRLLGLPKDPVEVDLARDVIFKGLHLYGVVGRLMYRTWIEMRDFLASGRLDVEPVITHRLPFDRFEEGFDSMYSGEAAKVVLTLD
- a CDS encoding helix-hairpin-helix domain-containing protein; this encodes MWDLNRAERKAMGAALVLVGVSLVTRTLLAPDPGRLEGLDTIDPATDLAGIEGEVVAALTREQRAQTPLADGEQIDVNRAPADELRRLPGVGPSLAEALIEERQRAPFREPADLERVGGVGEVTARRLAPHIRFDPGAPRPGPGPGARRPAPAPAAAMVMGCPPGGARIDLNRADRAQLESLTGIGPALAARIIDDRSENGRFETPEAVTRVRGIGARTLARFREQVCAGAR
- a CDS encoding type II secretion system F family protein; amino-acid sequence: MTSAAADLIRRVKRRIVAPPARVKTRDLVLFTRQFSVMTSAGLPLTRTLETLALQAENPVLRQVARDTLRDVEAGNTLAGALGRHPRAFTQLYVNMVHAGESGSRLDGILDRLATFLEKSEQIRRKVKGAMLYPAVVLAVAISVIATLLLFVIPTFETVFASFDAMLPLPTRAVIGLSGIVQNWWWALLAAAGGAALMLRRWIATDAGRLHFDRMLLQLPVLGPLIQKAAVSRVTRTLGTLLSSGVPILEGLEITARTAGNRVIEDAIQASRVAIRRGDSIARPLRETRAFPPMVARMIHVGEETGDLDGMLSRIADFYDDEVDAGAESLLRILEPALIVILGGLVGGMIIAMYLPIFELINAIQ
- a CDS encoding ATPase, T2SS/T4P/T4SS family, translated to MRGGAVTPSRAADTPAPKRKRPASDPKVLRLIPAEFASRHLVLPLRRTGRTLSVAMADPSDAALIDDLQFLTQFEIDAVGVGEHTLRQRIDRSYEAATTRGGGRAEDVTVAPPADADSAEASEEPAVRLIDDLLADAVRRGASDIHFEPYESELRVRYRLDGRLREILRPPFQLAAALTSRLKILADLNIAERRIPQDGRIRMPVADRVIDFRVSTLPTLFGEKVVLRILDRERQAFDLESFGMETRAERELLAAIAQTSGMVLVTGPTGSGKTTTLYSALARLNTPEANIMTAEDPVEYSIEGINQVQIRPKIGLTFATTLRAFLRQDPNILMVGEIRDRETGGIAVKAALTGHLVLSTLHTNDAASTATRLVDMGIEAFNVAVAVKVITAQRLVPRICPDCRVEASYAPEILRSVGLQAGGRGQDAFYRGAGCDSCDGSGYSGRQGLYEVLPMSPAIRRLVLAGASSEEIERRAAKEGMITLRQDGFAKARRGIATLEDVLRETPA
- a CDS encoding energy transducer TonB; translated protein: MRTTTRKRPDWRYRVASSRSRDRERAVWWGGMLASTLLHAFLLLLWVRPAPEFEPAARPGVDPDLPAGGGGLRAVRVSMPRRIEIPPPPRPVLAVDMPEIEVREAEIDVASELLPVGAPAPAPGLGAGVGAGDEGAGGGEGDGYVSPVPRSVVPHWDPPSAVRGMEVTVRVFVDATGRPSLVELDPPTPDEDFNRDIMRQVRAWEYRPALRHGTPVDGWAEIVFIF
- a CDS encoding type IV pilus twitching motility protein PilT; translated protein: MALLTEMVERGASDLHLTVGERPKLRIDGNLTDSRAAGALDPDDTETLGRSMLSKEQREGFACEPDFDFGFAIPGLSRFRANLFRQQGSVACAIRRVPVEIPSLRELGVPSVVGRLADKPRGLVLVTGPTGSGKSTTLAAMVDRINAARAGHIVTIEDPIEFVHPHKRCIVNQREIGQDTPDFASALRYALRQDPDVILIGELRDPETIQAALTVAETGHLALGTLHTRSAAESIHRIIDAFPSHRQEQVRAQFAHVFEGVITQTLLRRAQGGGRVVACEILVATPAVRALIREAKVHQIHSAMQAARRFGMRTLNDALHRLHARGQVDFEECLRITSDPAEFRRMTSTAMPDGSAR